The nucleotide window GCGCCACATCCAGAACATGAAGGCGCAACTTTCCGTCCCGTTGATTAAAAAATAAAAAAGCAGCAACTGGCAAACACAATAATAAACCCAACCGATGCCAACCGCGACTTACCGGCAACAACAAGGCCGCAGTAAGTGCGAACAAAACAGCAAACCGCGCTGCACGAGTTATTGGCCATTGATTAAGTTCCAGCCAATTAGCCTTGTACCCCGCTATAGCTTCCAATAAAGGGTTCAAATAGGTAACGGGGAGTTCGGCCAGCTGCCAGAAAAAAACAGCAAAATTAGACTCAAACAGCGCCAAAACCGTTCCTATTAAAGCCAGCGGCAATAACCAAAAGCTGATAACAGGCAACACCAACAAATTCACGACGGGCGCAAAAAGCGAAAAGCCGCCAAACAATAGGAATGATAACGGAGACATTACCACCAACAGCAGCCATTGAATGGACCATAAGCTTTTTACCGAGGAGAAACGACCACGACTTTTGCCCCAGCGCCAACTGGCTAAAAAAAGTGCGGCAACGGCAGTAACGGATAACCAAAAACCGGGTTCCTGCCAGGCGAAAACATCAACCGCTAGTACAGCAGCAACCACTCGTAGCAATAAGCTTAGCGGATTTAATTTGAGATTTAACACAATATGCAGAAGAACCACCAGAAACATGGTTAAAGCTCTAACAGTCGATATTGAGAAATCTGCCAGGCCCGCATAACCACTCACCACAACTGCCGCGAAAGCTAGCGACCACAGCCGGATGTTTAGCCGCTCTCTGGTTTGTAAGCTGATGGGAAAACAGTGAAAACAAAAACGAAAGAACAAAATGGCAGCGCCGGCGACCATCCCCAGATGCAAACCAGAAATGGCTAAGCTATGGGCTAACCCCGTTCTTTTCCAGATTTCACGAGTAGCTGAGGTTAACAGGCTGCGTTCGCCAATCGTTAATGCGGCCAATATACCTGGTTCAGATAAATTCGCTTGTTTTATGCCATCAAAAATTTTCTGTCGAAAACTGATTGAGCTGGTGAGTTTTTCGCCGTCTTTAACTGTTCCTAAGGCATAGATATTATTGCGCAGTAAGTATTGCCGGTATCGAAAACTCCCCTGGTTGCGGTAATCCGTTGCGTGTTTCAGCTTCACTTCCAGTTGCCAACGCTCGCCAGCTTTCGGCAACTGTTTATGGTGGCTGTTATACCAATTCAGTTGAACCCGGGATTGCTGCCAGAATGGCAAAACGTTACCCGCCAGAACTTCTACCCTGCCCGTCATACGCAAATGAAAAGGATAACGGCGTGATATTTCATCCACGACAAGCGTCAATTGAACTTCGTTACCCGTCAATTCGTTTGGTACTGCGCGTAAATTTTGCCAATAAAGGTTGGCATTAGCCCATAAAATACCGCAAAATAACACTATCAGTAGCAGTACGATGGTTCGCTGTTTTACTTCCCTCTGTCTAAAATAAAAAAAAGCATAAACTATCGCCAAAAGCAGCAGAACGATAGTTGAAACAATTAGCCAAAAGTTAATGTCAGAGTGTAGCGAAGCGGACAATATTCCGCTAATAAAGATCAGTAACCAACGCTCCATCGTTGCTCCTTCCCTGGGGCAGTAATCGGATAGGTAATAAACGTCACATTATGGCCAGACGCTTCATTAAACGCTTAATGCCTGATCATCAAAAAGTGCGCGAATCCAAAGCGATTCGTTTATTCGGCAGCCTTCTGCACGATGCAAACCTGTGGCATTTAAACCGACGGTCAGCTTCAGGCGCATTTGCAGTCGGTCTATTCTGCGCTTTTATACCGGTTCCTTTTCAAATGTTGTTAGCAGCAGCGTCAGCAATTCCTTTTCGCGTTAACCTGCCACTTTCAATCGGGCTTGTCTGGGTCTCAAACCCCATTACTATGCCGCCAATGTTTTACCTTTGCTATTTAGTCGGTAACGCCATATTGGCTGAACCTCCGCAACCCTTCGCCTTTGAAGCCAGCTGGGAATGGTTAATGCACAGCATTTCAACTATAGGCCCTGCATTTTTGCTTGGCTGCCTGGTGCTGGGCACGGTATCCAGCTTTGTTGGTTATATCGGTATTCGCTTACTTTGGCGCCAGTCTGTGGTCAAAGCCTGGCGCCGTCGCAATCCCGAAGGCAATTAAGTACTTTCGTGCAAGGCCTTGGCAGGTTCAACTTTTACCGCCCGCCAGGCAGGGTAAATAGTAGCGAGCAAACTCATTAGCAGTGCCACACTAGCCACTAAAATAACATCGCCCCAAACCCACTCAGAAGGTACTTCACTAACGAAGTAGATATCATTGGAAAGCACTTTAAAGTGAAACCAGGATTCCAGTGTCAGCATAATATCAGGTAGAAACTGCGCCAAAAGTATCCCGCACGCACAACCAATAATCACCCCATAAAAACCATTCATTAGTCCCTGAAACACAAAGGATTGCAGTAACGACTTGTCTTTCATTCCCAGGGTTTTCAACATGGCAATTTGGCTGCGCTTTTTCGCTACCGTCATAATGAGCGTTGAAACAATATTAAAGCAAGCTACGGCCATAACCAGAATCAAAACCAGATACACGACCCAGCGCACCAGCTCAATATCACGATATAAATGGCCGTGACTTCGGGTCCAGTCATCCAGGTAGACCAATTCCGGAAGTTGGTTACCTATTTCCCGGGCAACCGCAGGAGCCGAAAAAACATCCTTTAACCGCAAACGTACCGAGCTCACATCATTAGCAAACCCCAGTTCGTTCTTAGCCGTTTCCAGAGAAACATAGGCATTTTGATAATCAATTTGCCCGCCAAATTTAAACAATCCGGTGACTTCCAGCCGCACCCGCTCTGGCGAGCGAAACCCTCGTTCAGACTTTTCCGGGGTGAGTAAGGAAACGGAATCGCCAACAGCTAAATTCAACTTCTCGGCCAGCCCAGCCCCTAACAGCAAACCACCTTTCTGCTGCCACCGCTGCCAGTCTTCGTTGCTTACATAATCAGATAAGGCCGATACGTTTTTTTCCTGCTCTGCAGATATTCCCCGAACCTGAATGCCATGAAAAGTTGACTGGGTTTGCACCATAACGGTGGAATTAATTGCGGGAGCCGCAGCTATCACTTCAGGGTGTTCCCGGGCGATTTCGGCTATTTTCTGCCAGTCATCCAGGGCGCCTTCTACTGCACTGTATTCAACCTGTGGAACAACTGCCAGTAGCCGCTCCTGTAACACTTGGTTGAAGCCGTTCATCATCGACAGCGCCGCAATTAAAACGGCACACCCGAGCGCTATACCAATAGTTGAAGAGGCCGATATAAACGACAAAAAGCCCTGTTTCGCGGTACCTTTACGAAAACGTCGGGCAATTAACCAGGCAAGCTGCATTACGCTTGCTCCTTGTGCAGAATTCCATTTTTTAAAACCTCTACGCGCTGCAGTTGTTCAGCCAGCTGTAAGTCGTGAGTGACTACAATAAAAGCCGTGCCCATTTCCTGGTTAAGCTCCAGCATTAACTGATAAATACTCTCAGCCGCTTCACCATCGAGGTTACCGGTTGGCTCATCAGCCAGTACCACCTTTGGTTTATTCACAAAAGCACGAGCTATGGCAACCCGTTGACGTTCGCCGCCGGAAAGCTGTGCCGGACGATGCGACAACCGATGCTCTAGCCCCACGCGGACTAAGAGCTGCTCAGCCTGCTGTTTAGCTTCTGCCGGGCTTTCACCCGCTATCATTTTCGGCATGGCTACGTTTTCTAACGCTGAAAACTCCGGCAATAAATGATGAAACTGGTACACAAATCCAAGGTTCTGGTTACGCCACTGCGCTAACTTGTCGGCTTTCCAGGGCGTCATTTCCTGATCTTTATAAAACAACTGACCCGATGAGGGTTTATCCAGCCCACCCAACAAATGCAGCAAGGTGCTTTTACCCGAGCCTGACGCTCCGACCACCGCAACCATCTCTCCGGCTTGCAGCGCAAAATCAATGTCTTTTAAAACGGTAACCTGGTCGCCCCCGTCCTGATAGGATTTACTCAATTCTTTGCAACGCAACAGCGCGTCAGTCATAGCGTAATGCCTCCGAGGGTTGAACATGTGCGGCTTGTGATGCGGGATATAACGTTGCCACCAAAGTTAAGGCAATTGCAGCAACAGCAGTAATAGTAACCTGAGACACATTAATGATAATTGGCAGGCCTTCATCTGATCCGGCAAAGATCTGTGCACCGAATAACGTCAGAATATCATTCAGATACCAACTCAACACCAGCCCCAGAATAACGCCAATTAATGCTCCCAGCACACCGTTATATAGCCCTTGCAATAAAAATACCGTGCGTATACGTCCGTTAGATAAACCCAACGTTTGTAATATGGCGATGTCGTGACGTTTGTCGTTTATCACCATAATAAGAGCCGATAAAGTATTAAACGCCGCAACCGCAATGATTAGCGCCAGCATTAACCACATCATGCGTTTTTCCATGCCTACAGCTTCAAATAACTGGCCATAATTTTGTCGCCAGTCGCTGATCGTTAATTGCGTGTTATTGCGCAGACTTTCTGCCACTTGGGGAGCTTTAAAAGCGTCATCTAAAAATAACTGTAGCCCACTCACTTTGCCTTCAGGTAACCGAATTAAACGAGCCAGGTCACTACCGTGGGCAAAAACAACCGACTCATCCACCTCAGAGCCCATAGAAAAGAGCCCTGTGACCACAAAGCGGCGCTGCGAAGGAACCAGCCCAAAAGGTGTATAAACCCCGCCTTGCGCGGCGATAATTCGAATATTATCGCCAACGGTTATTCCTTGTTTCTGCGCCAGCCGCTGTCCTATCACCAAATGGTAATTGCCCGGCGTAAGACTGAGCCAGTCGCCTGCAACCATTTTGTCTTTAAGCGAAAGAGGTACCTCGCCCACATCTGGGTAAATACCCTGTATGTTGGCTACTGACATCTTTTCTGAAAATTGCAATATGCCCTGCGTTTGCACGTACGGCATTGACCCTTTAATGGCTTCTAATTCAGGCAATTGCTGCTGTGTTTTTCGCCAGTTAGTCAATTCCGTCGTGCTGTCAGCATCGGTCAGGGTCACATGAGGAACGGCGCCCAGGATTCGTTCTTTCAATTGGCCTTCAAAACCATTCATAACCGACATGACAACCACCAGAGCCATAACCCCAAGGGCAATACCGGCAAAGGCAAAGCGGTTAATAAAGGCGGTAAACGCAGACCCCTGCCTTGCCCGACTATAACGCAGGCCAATAAACAGCACGACCGGCTGAAACATATACCCTCAATTATTTGATGGTTGCTAATTCATAACGAGCAAGGATAATGAGTTGTATTGAGCCTGACAACTAAAAGCCGACACAATGACGCAATCGCAGACATCAATGACATCACCAATCGGAGATTTCTTCACCGTAAGAGATCGCTTTCCGGTCAATTTAATTGCGCTGGAGTCGGCTGACAGTATCCCTGAAGAAGACGCATTTATCGCTGAAATTCCGGAGTTGTTCACTATTGCGTCCAGTATGGCTGAAAGTGATCAGCAGCAACTGCAGAGTATTAAAGTTGAACAGTCGTCAGGCAGCGCTCTGGTCGCTTTTCTAGAGCAGCAACACAAACGTATGAACATATTGCTGGGCTACATGCTCCGTAATGAAGATGACCCGGCTAACCGTTTTGAAGGCGTTGAATACGGTGGCGGTGGTATTCGCATAATAAATGACTCGCCACTAACCGAAGGTCTGACATTTCAGGCAAAACTGTTTTTTAAAGAAGAGGCTCTGGCAATTTATTGTTACCTGACCGCTGAAAACTCAGAACCAGAGGAAGACAGTGAGGCTTACCTTTGCACGCTGAGTTTTGCTCAAATTCGCGAGGAAGATCAGGAGTTATTGATTCGGGCCAGCCTCCATGCCCAGAGTCGCCAGCTAAAAGAGCGTTCCAAACAACGCCGTGAAGAAAAACAAAACGACAACCTGTCATCCAAATCCTGATTGATTTCGGTATAATACCGACGTTTTTCCAAACCAGTTGAGTAGTCATGACTAAGGCATCTGTATTAAGACCCCCTTTTCCTCCGGCAGCAAACAAAGACCTTACCTGGCAGGAGTTGCATGGCAGCTCGCCGGCAATGGCAATAGCCAGACTAATTGACGCCACGCCAGGGCGAGTATTAATTGTTACCGCAGATGCTAACCAGGCACACCGGTTAGAACAAGAAGTGAAATACTTTGCTGGTGAACACACCGAATACCATGACGATATAACGCTTTTTCCCGACTGGGAAACTTTGCCCTACGACAGCTTTTCACCGCACCAGGACATTATTTCTGACCGACTCAGCGTGCTGGCACGCCTTCCCGATGCCAAACGTGGGGCACTGATTGTCAGCATTAATACCCTGCTGCACAGAATTGCTCCAACCTCGTTTGTGCAGGGGCAAGCGTTACAAATTGAAAAAGGCCAGCAGCTCGACAGCCTGAAGCTGCGCCAGCAACTTGAGAATGCCGGTTACCGTCATGTTAATCAGGTAATGGAACATGGCGAGTTCAGCGCCCGTGGTTCAATCTTAGACTTATACCCTATGGGCAGTCAGACACCCTACCGGCTCGACTTTTTTGACGACGAAGTCGATACCATTCGGCCGTTTGACCCTGAGACTCAGCTATCAAAAGCT belongs to Idiomarina sp. PL1-037 and includes:
- a CDS encoding DNA internalization-related competence protein ComEC/Rec2, translated to MERWLLIFISGILSASLHSDINFWLIVSTIVLLLLAIVYAFFYFRQREVKQRTIVLLLIVLFCGILWANANLYWQNLRAVPNELTGNEVQLTLVVDEISRRYPFHLRMTGRVEVLAGNVLPFWQQSRVQLNWYNSHHKQLPKAGERWQLEVKLKHATDYRNQGSFRYRQYLLRNNIYALGTVKDGEKLTSSISFRQKIFDGIKQANLSEPGILAALTIGERSLLTSATREIWKRTGLAHSLAISGLHLGMVAGAAILFFRFCFHCFPISLQTRERLNIRLWSLAFAAVVVSGYAGLADFSISTVRALTMFLVVLLHIVLNLKLNPLSLLLRVVAAVLAVDVFAWQEPGFWLSVTAVAALFLASWRWGKSRGRFSSVKSLWSIQWLLLVVMSPLSFLLFGGFSLFAPVVNLLVLPVISFWLLPLALIGTVLALFESNFAVFFWQLAELPVTYLNPLLEAIAGYKANWLELNQWPITRAARFAVLFALTAALLLPVSRGWHRLGLLLCLPVAAFLFFNQRDGKLRLHVLDVAQSQAVVLEKDGKAMLIDTGIEFNSGFSVAESVIEPFLNYHGLRPELVFISHGDRDHNGGRDFLMQRYPQLEWRGDASDRPCRAGDTGEWNGMQWKVLWPTPAYQNANRFSKNNRSCVVRVSYKNFSVLLPGDIEMMAEQLLLKSLHEQSEANSDVLLIPHHGSKTSTSWPLLQAVSADIYLISYGKHSGYDFPHRYTLERLARTKKPWFGTRDKGQLTIVSDGDTWSLELPFENR
- a CDS encoding DUF2062 domain-containing protein, with amino-acid sequence MARRFIKRLMPDHQKVRESKAIRLFGSLLHDANLWHLNRRSASGAFAVGLFCAFIPVPFQMLLAAASAIPFRVNLPLSIGLVWVSNPITMPPMFYLCYLVGNAILAEPPQPFAFEASWEWLMHSISTIGPAFLLGCLVLGTVSSFVGYIGIRLLWRQSVVKAWRRRNPEGN
- a CDS encoding lipoprotein-releasing ABC transporter permease subunit encodes the protein MQLAWLIARRFRKGTAKQGFLSFISASSTIGIALGCAVLIAALSMMNGFNQVLQERLLAVVPQVEYSAVEGALDDWQKIAEIAREHPEVIAAAPAINSTVMVQTQSTFHGIQVRGISAEQEKNVSALSDYVSNEDWQRWQQKGGLLLGAGLAEKLNLAVGDSVSLLTPEKSERGFRSPERVRLEVTGLFKFGGQIDYQNAYVSLETAKNELGFANDVSSVRLRLKDVFSAPAVAREIGNQLPELVYLDDWTRSHGHLYRDIELVRWVVYLVLILVMAVACFNIVSTLIMTVAKKRSQIAMLKTLGMKDKSLLQSFVFQGLMNGFYGVIIGCACGILLAQFLPDIMLTLESWFHFKVLSNDIYFVSEVPSEWVWGDVILVASVALLMSLLATIYPAWRAVKVEPAKALHEST
- the lolD gene encoding lipoprotein-releasing ABC transporter ATP-binding protein LolD, with the translated sequence MTDALLRCKELSKSYQDGGDQVTVLKDIDFALQAGEMVAVVGASGSGKSTLLHLLGGLDKPSSGQLFYKDQEMTPWKADKLAQWRNQNLGFVYQFHHLLPEFSALENVAMPKMIAGESPAEAKQQAEQLLVRVGLEHRLSHRPAQLSGGERQRVAIARAFVNKPKVVLADEPTGNLDGEAAESIYQLMLELNQEMGTAFIVVTHDLQLAEQLQRVEVLKNGILHKEQA
- a CDS encoding lipoprotein-releasing ABC transporter permease subunit, with product MFQPVVLFIGLRYSRARQGSAFTAFINRFAFAGIALGVMALVVVMSVMNGFEGQLKERILGAVPHVTLTDADSTTELTNWRKTQQQLPELEAIKGSMPYVQTQGILQFSEKMSVANIQGIYPDVGEVPLSLKDKMVAGDWLSLTPGNYHLVIGQRLAQKQGITVGDNIRIIAAQGGVYTPFGLVPSQRRFVVTGLFSMGSEVDESVVFAHGSDLARLIRLPEGKVSGLQLFLDDAFKAPQVAESLRNNTQLTISDWRQNYGQLFEAVGMEKRMMWLMLALIIAVAAFNTLSALIMVINDKRHDIAILQTLGLSNGRIRTVFLLQGLYNGVLGALIGVILGLVLSWYLNDILTLFGAQIFAGSDEGLPIIINVSQVTITAVAAIALTLVATLYPASQAAHVQPSEALRYD
- a CDS encoding PilZ domain-containing protein, producing the protein MTSPIGDFFTVRDRFPVNLIALESADSIPEEDAFIAEIPELFTIASSMAESDQQQLQSIKVEQSSGSALVAFLEQQHKRMNILLGYMLRNEDDPANRFEGVEYGGGGIRIINDSPLTEGLTFQAKLFFKEEALAIYCYLTAENSEPEEDSEAYLCTLSFAQIREEDQELLIRASLHAQSRQLKERSKQRREEKQNDNLSSKS